The sequence acaTGCATATGCAATATGACGACCGTTTGTAACCAGACTCACTTGATTCACTAAACGCGAAGAAAATGTTAAAGTTTTAGATAAGCAGTATCATAAATTATCGTCGAGATAACACGGCCACCACGCATACCACGAGCAATAAACTtgcaaataatgataattacgtGTGCGTGCATTTTTTGTATGTGTTTGTATGTACAGGTAATCGCGTTCTATAAACTAcagcttatttattattagcaatttgcaaatatacaaatttgtgTATTACAAGAAAAGcactgataaatatataatatatatgtattgatttacgatatatgatacatttaaatcttttaaacacatttttatgtattttattttattttgaatcaacttttattatcaaaacagTATTCATTATCGGtctagaataatattttatacggaTTGCATAATGAGCTTAAAAAGcagataacaaattaattttttattgcacactaatataatacttaaaaaaaatacaaagtcgaattaaaaagaaaatatgtaaggCTCATCAAACACTGATGTGTCTTCCTCCTGTTTTAACTGACAATATgtcacttataaaaaaaaatatacatgtatgaataattttgtagTGCCTGGCAAAATCTACATCAGAATACACAGTAAAACAAGCGACTTAAAGATCTATTTAGATGAAATTACATAGCCAcagaaaatgtatgtataggTAGACGAACCAATCACAAACTAAAATGAAGAACGCCATATTGTCACATTCTGAATATTAGATACGTGATTGGTCGTAGGTTCTTTATAGTTAGTATTATCGGACTATACAAATTCATTCGGATAGATCTTTATGCTATCGTGTTTAAAATTGCCTGCGCCCTGTCATCTGTCATCCTGTCAAATACTAAGCATAACCGGTCAAACTTTGCGATGCGAAGTGAAAATCGTAACAGCGAAAGATGGGTTTCATCGAGGACACTTTCGTGATTCTCATAACACAGGTGGAAATTTGTTTCCACTACGAAAATCAGTTTTATCGATACTTCCTGAACTGTGATTAAGGTTATAAAGAGAGTATGATTCTCTATAAGTGTAACTCACAGAATTGTgtgaaaatgatttatttcactattttaacaatgtttaatgtaaagtttaatgtaaaatttgatgttgacaaatttcaatattttttatattttagttttttgcTATATTAAAACTATAGCAGTAATTCCTTATGGAGTATTAATATCtatggtttttttttgcatgtgatatatttatgaaactgtcattaaattataaaatatatatatacatatatgagaatactacaataaatttcatattgtaaaatgttgcagtttatttagtaaaatattgaatctCTTTCATATAGTTgtacatttctatttaattttacaaaaatatatttaacatagaCAATAATTCCTATGTGACAGATAATTGattatctttcatatttcaGGTAATTTTCTTCTTAGGAGGATGGGTATTCTTTGTGAAGAAATTATTCAGGGATTATGAAGTTCATCATAGATTAGTGCAactaattttttcaacaacCTTTTCATTGTCATGCACCatgtttgaattaattatttttgaaatagcaGGGGTGCTTGACTCAaggtaagaaataaaaacacattttattatttaaggtaCAATATATTGCGCTTTCTTCAGTTCTAGATATTTTCATTGGAACGCTGGCCTTTATATGCTTCTATTTATGGTGATAGTTCTGATACCATTTTATATAGCATATTTTATCATCAGCAATATCAGATTTGGTATGTAATTGTTGCAAACAGTTTTCCTTTTAttcttactatttatttttatcaaatttgataaatttttctgatttgCACACAGTAAGACTGAATCTAATACGGCCACTGACAgttatcatatatcttttttatctctacTTATTTTGGAAAGTGGGCGATCCTTTTCCCATATTAAGCCCCAAGAAAGGATTGCTGTCTATAGAACAAGGCGTCAGTCGAATAGGAGTTATTGGTGTCACAGTAATGGCTCTTCTCTCGGGTTTCGGTGCTGTAAATTATCCGTACACCTCAATGGCTTATTTTATGCGTCCGGTTTCTTATGCGGATGTACAGTCTATAGAAAAACGATTGTTACAAACTATGGACATgattatcgcgaaaaaaaaaagaattgcctTAGCTAAAAAAGGCGAAGCCGTTGGACAAACTGAAACTCGATCTCGATTATGGGGGATGTTAAATCCATTGGGTGGTACAAAAGGAAACCAAGAAAGTACatatcttctttaattttacatagaaaTTATGACGATATATCACGTATCTTAACGACGATACATATTGCTTTATAGCTATCAAACAATTACAAATCGAAGTTACTGCTTTAGAAGAGTTATCACgacaattatttttggaaGCGCATGATATACAAAATGCAAGAGAACGTTTAAAATGGGCTGCCACTTggcaaggaaaatattttaattttctgggttatttcttctctttatactgcacttggaaaatatttattgtaagtgcatttaattaataactttaaataactttgaataatttacgtttatcatatttatagtCTACGATCAATATAGTATTTGATCGGGTTGGCAAGAAAGATCCTGTGACTAGAGGAATTGAAATCGCAGTTCATTGGATTGGTTTCAACATCGATGTCACATTCTGGTCAcagcacatttctttttatctcgtcGGTTGTATTGTTGTAACATCCATACGTGGATTACTGTTAACTCTGACAaaggtatataaaatatatcttatgtaGCAATTCcatgcatatttatttgtttttctaaatttttataaaataatctatatatatatatatatatatattgtgtgtgtgtgtgtgtgtttattatatatgataaacatTCTTAGTactgtattatataagtaaagtAATGTATgtagtgttaaaaaaaatacgtaaatctttattttctattgcaACATTATCAGTCTTAGTAAAAATGCGTTCACTATTGATTTCAGTTTTTCTATGCTATATCAAGCAGCAaatcatcaaatattattgtacttATACTTGCTCAAATAATGGTAAGAATAATATACTTGTGATTAAAAATCATGTATATGATTTTCTGAGAAACTCACATTCAAAatgttgtattattattctcttttcagggaatgtattttgtatcttCTGTACTTCTTATGCGAATGAATATGCCAGCAGAATATCGCATCATAATAACACAAGTATTAGGAGAATtacagtttaatttttatcataggtggtttgatgttatttttttggtATCAGCGTTATCATCAAtagtgtttttatatttagctcATAAACATGCACCGACGGAACGCATATAACGAAATAAAggttactttttatttaaatttgtctcTTATTTTATGAAGTAATATacctatatttaataattcactttagataaatatttaacagagATTATGACAAAAGAGGTTTTGACATATGTTTCATTAGTGGTGTGTAGTaatgtttctaaattaaatattctaacttttttttgaaatataacatttgtttACCACAATAATCtttgaaatgttatttttttatatatctaaatcatagaaaatgaaattgcACACTGAAAATAGTatctatataaacattttctaaCTGTTATCATGCTGCTTGATTGTACATGTGTTGTAAATGctacaaacaaatattaaaaattttgtaaaaaaaaaagataattattttacaataattattaataataattattttattctcatagttgagttgtatttttattgttctaggaaatataattatccaaATCACAGATAactgaaatatgtataataatagaaaattgatattatgatATAGATTACTGAAAGTTGATTATGAGTCCATCACATAATCCTAATGTAATAATTCAATAGTCCATTCTTCACCCATATTTACAGCTGGTTTACGTAttgttaatacattattatgtgGATTATATGTACTTTCTAAAGTTACTCTTCCCAtacctataaaaaaattatatatacatatatattattaatataaatttattataaaattgtatatcataTTCAAATCTGGTTACTCACTGTGGGATTCCAATTGGGCAGACTTAATTCCTTGTGGTGGATTAGCTATGTCTATTCTTTCTAACCAGCTTTGTGTCTCATATGAAGCTAGTTTATCTATTAGAGTTGAAGTTATCTTATTGCTGTCCAATGTTATTCTTAGGTATAAATACTTTCCATGGCGATATTCAAAACTGGTTTCATCATCAATATAAAGATTACCACTAGCTTTGCCATTACTATcagcaattattattagtgtGTAAGGATCATTTTTCATAGCAACTGTACTACGTCGAATCCTCATTTTTCGTGGAACGATGGAACCACTTCTTTGGAATACAGGGATCTTGTGAATCGTTACTGGTATTTTATGGTAACCAATCTTTTGATAGGGTTGCATTGTATCAATATCATACCAAGTTACTTTGTTTTCTCCTGGGAAATAAACTGCTACTTCAGTGGCACCAGATTGAAATACTGGGCATATAAGTAGAAAATCGCCAAGTAGTAATTGATCATCGATAGTAAATGTTTCCGATTCCGATGGATAATGCGCCCATAGAGGACGTATAACGGGTAAACCGTTTACTTCGTGCTCTCTAAAGAGCGTGTACCATAATGGCAAATAGGAGTATCGCAATCTGAGCACTTCACGAACTATTTGAGTAGTTTCTTCATTGAATGTCCATGGTTCGCGTCTCTTTGTCTCGATATGAGAATGCTGACGGAAGAAAGGTAACCATGCCCCAGCTTGATACCATCTAACGAACAGCTCAGAATCTGGATTTCTAAAGAACCCTCCCACATCGGCACCGCAGAACGACATTCCAGATATAGCAACTGAGAGACACATGGGATAACTTACGCGCAAGTGACTCCAATCAGCCATGTTATCGCCAGTCCACATTGTTGCGTACCGTTGCGATCCAGCGAAGAAGGATCTCGTTAAAATAAAAGGTCTCAAGGATCCGCCCGACCGACGGAATAAAGCTTCATATGTCGCACGGATATACATATGTCCATTAATATTGTGAACGTCTCTGTGTTCCCAGCCTCCATGATGGACAAGATCCTTTGGTGCAGTTATTTCAGGTCCATTAAATACACTAGGTTCATTCATGTCATTCCAAATATAAACATCATTAGTGGTACCATGAAATTTATCTAAACTATACAATCCAACATAATATTCGATAACTTTTGGATCAAAGAAGTCCAAATATGACGAGGATCCTGGCCAACACCAACCCTCATAATCTTTTCCTTCTctgtttttaatgtaataaccCAAACTGGTTGCATCATtatgtaaaaagtaattattgtcGCGTTTAATATGAGGATCGATGATAACAACCAATTTTCTGCCTTTGGTAGTAAGATTGTGTACCATTTCAAGAGGATTTGGGAACTTACGCGAATcccatgtaaaatattttttgttatcagTATATTCAATATCAAGCCACATAGCTTCCAGTGGTAAATCATgtgtatcaaaattttcagcGATTGTTGCAACATCATCTTGATCATTGTAATTCCAACGGGATTGATGATATCCAAGGGAAAACATCTAAAACACGTTTTAAGAGAATTtgtaagttttaattaataaatatttctcttatgaTGTAGCTTGAAAAGATcttcatttttacaatatttatttcatatacctGTGGTAAAGGAGCTGTACCAGTTAGGACCGtgtattgtttaaaaacaTCAAGTGGTTTTGGACCCAGCATGAAGAATACATCAATCACTCCAGATTCTGACATGAAATGAGCATCTACCTGGGATTTCTTAGTAGATCCAGATACAAAATTAACAATACTTTCTACAACATTGTTGTCTGCACTTGATAAAATGTCAATCCAAGTTTCTGCTGTATTATGCCAGAAAACACCTGATGATCTTTCCTTCCTGAAATATatcaatgcaaataaattttgtataaatatttttttatgaatcttgTAGaagttatgtatttaatagattttttaccCATGAGCATAAAGAACAGGAATGGCACCATACAAAGACATACGTTCGTTTGTTTCATATTCAAATACATCTAGATTATACAGTCTATATGGATCGGTGGATTTAGTTGATTGTAATGCTAGCGAATCAGCATGTTCTGGTACACCATAAGCATGCTCCGATCCAGGAAAGCTGAAATCCATGGCAACAGCTTCaggaccatatggttttgtaTCACGATGTTCCTTGAAGTTTTCTTCCCAAGCACCAGGATCACTCTCAACACCATCACCAGGGTAtgtagtattatttatttctgccCCTTCAACATTTTCACCTTGTTCTGGTCTATAACAGAGTAAAacaatgcacatatatatatatatatagtttaccattatacaattttacatgAAAACTTTTAGTGCAATAATTGTCCTTCTAGTTTGCAATAAATACCTTTCTAGTTTGGTACGTAAATGCTCGAATCTCATAAGACCACGAGCATTTGCTGATATTGTTAAAACACCTTGGGAATACaggtttattttaaatggattaacatataaaatagctTTGTTTTCTCCCTTTACTACAGTTATACTTTCAGCCGTTTTTTCCACAGAAtccaattttgttttttgtggCTGATCTTGAAGAGCATATTCATTTTCGTATCTGGGATGCAATGGGTTCTTTTCATTGATGTGTAACCTAAATGTGTTCTCATTCAATGAAGTAAATTGTACCACATAGGAGACACCTGTATCTTTATTAAACAGATCTATAGTAACCATAGATTCATTCTGTATAAGTGTATCTGGTAAAAGCTGATATGGTGTTTTCCCAGGCTCTACTTTCCTGCACCgtctataaaaaaacaaagtttatatctgtctctaaaataataatattcgcaaAAATGGCTGATTCTTACCGGCAGAAACTGCTTTGATCACATCTTTTAAAGTTGTCTCTATTAACTGCATCGACAAGCAATAGAGACCATAGTAATATCAAAAATGGAGCTAACCTGAAAGGTTTAaagcacaaaataaattaaatacttgctaaaatataatatagtgtactttacataaatcatatatattatgacaaaaataaattatgtttatcgGCGAAcattacattgtatatattttattttatattagactGTACAATAATTTGAGATGAAATACTGCCGGAAAAGTGGCCTCGCAACAAATTATGTAGCAGTAATGACGTAAAATTGTGAACTTCCATTGTAAATAAGTATCAATATCATATTCGTTTGAAGAGTTTGACGAGATTAGATTAGGTCTCCAGCGGACCCGGCGCGATAAATTGCgttggaaaaaaaagtatttatatgacATTGCGAGAGAAAAGACACGTAGACGATATCAATCAACGACCGGAATACACGAAATCAGACTTAAAAAAACTCGGCGAAATTACTATACCAATTGTAACCGACATTAACAGATGATTTCTATATGTCTGCGATAAATCCTTCATCATTATGAAGATTGAAAAgtcaaaaagaattaaactCACCGCATATTTAAAGCCATATTTGAGAATTACTGCTATATCACTTTCGCAATAACTCTGTGATCTGGGAACAATCgtgcaagattgattttacaGATGGCGTAACGTGATCCTTTATCGAATGTAATTGAATTTCATGCGCAagttgatatatgtataattttcaagtgCATAATTCTTGTTttgttttctaaattaaataaggtATTTATGATAAAGCATTTTCTAacacatttacaaatattttaattatatccaaaaaagaattatatattatgatatcgaTTATTAAACAGCATTTTTGAAaagcatataattttgtttgatgatctataaatctattatgTAATCCTgctttttcaatcaattttatcgaCAAGATAATATCTGATCTCATATCTGAGttgttttcataattttatgaatttttttcatccatttcttgtttttatcgTGT is a genomic window of Cataglyphis hispanica isolate Lineage 1 chromosome 5, ULB_Chis1_1.0, whole genome shotgun sequence containing:
- the LOC126849960 gene encoding neutral alpha-glucosidase AB isoform X2; translation: MALNMRLAPFLILLWSLLLVDAVNRDNFKRCDQSSFCRRCRKVEPGKTPYQLLPDTLIQNESMVTIDLFNKDTGVSYVVQFTSLNENTFRLHINEKNPLHPRYENEYALQDQPQKTKLDSVEKTAESITVVKGENKAILYVNPFKINLYSQGVLTISANARGLMRFEHLRTKLERPEQGENVEGAEINNTTYPGDGVESDPGAWEENFKEHRDTKPYGPEAVAMDFSFPGSEHAYGVPEHADSLALQSTKSTDPYRLYNLDVFEYETNERMSLYGAIPVLYAHGKERSSGVFWHNTAETWIDILSSADNNVVESIVNFVSGSTKKSQVDAHFMSESGVIDVFFMLGPKPLDVFKQYTVLTGTAPLPQMFSLGYHQSRWNYNDQDDVATIAENFDTHDLPLEAMWLDIEYTDNKKYFTWDSRKFPNPLEMVHNLTTKGRKLVVIIDPHIKRDNNYFLHNDATSLGYYIKNREGKDYEGWCWPGSSSYLDFFDPKVIEYYVGLYSLDKFHGTTNDVYIWNDMNEPSVFNGPEITAPKDLVHHGGWEHRDVHNINGHMYIRATYEALFRRSGGSLRPFILTRSFFAGSQRYATMWTGDNMADWSHLRVSYPMCLSVAISGMSFCGADVGGFFRNPDSELFVRWYQAGAWLPFFRQHSHIETKRREPWTFNEETTQIVREVLRLRYSYLPLWYTLFREHEVNGLPVIRPLWAHYPSESETFTIDDQLLLGDFLLICPVFQSGATEVAVYFPGENKVTWYDIDTMQPYQKIGYHKIPVTIHKIPVFQRSGSIVPRKMRIRRSTVAMKNDPYTLIIIADSNGKASGNLYIDDETSFEYRHGKYLYLRITLDSNKITSTLIDKLASYETQSWLERIDIANPPQGIKSAQLESHSMGRVTLESTYNPHNNVLTIRKPAVNMGEEWTIELLH
- the LOC126850011 gene encoding Golgi pH regulator isoform X2; the protein is MFELIIFEIAGVLDSSSRYFHWNAGLYMLLFMVIVLIPFYIAYFIISNIRFVRLNLIRPLTVIIYLFYLYLFWKVGDPFPILSPKKGLLSIEQGVSRIGVIGVTVMALLSGFGAVNYPYTSMAYFMRPVSYADVQSIEKRLLQTMDMIIAKKKRIALAKKGEAVGQTETRSRLWGMLNPLGGTKGNQETIKQLQIEVTALEELSRQLFLEAHDIQNARERLKWAATWQGKYFNFLGYFFSLYCTWKIFISTINIVFDRVGKKDPVTRGIEIAVHWIGFNIDVTFWSQHISFYLVGCIVVTSIRGLLLTLTKFFYAISSSKSSNIIVLILAQIMGMYFVSSVLLMRMNMPAEYRIIITQVLGELQFNFYHRWFDVIFLVSALSSIVFLYLAHKHAPTERI
- the LOC126850011 gene encoding Golgi pH regulator isoform X1, whose amino-acid sequence is MGFIEDTFVILITQVIFFLGGWVFFVKKLFRDYEVHHRLVQLIFSTTFSLSCTMFELIIFEIAGVLDSSSRYFHWNAGLYMLLFMVIVLIPFYIAYFIISNIRFVRLNLIRPLTVIIYLFYLYLFWKVGDPFPILSPKKGLLSIEQGVSRIGVIGVTVMALLSGFGAVNYPYTSMAYFMRPVSYADVQSIEKRLLQTMDMIIAKKKRIALAKKGEAVGQTETRSRLWGMLNPLGGTKGNQETIKQLQIEVTALEELSRQLFLEAHDIQNARERLKWAATWQGKYFNFLGYFFSLYCTWKIFISTINIVFDRVGKKDPVTRGIEIAVHWIGFNIDVTFWSQHISFYLVGCIVVTSIRGLLLTLTKFFYAISSSKSSNIIVLILAQIMGMYFVSSVLLMRMNMPAEYRIIITQVLGELQFNFYHRWFDVIFLVSALSSIVFLYLAHKHAPTERI
- the LOC126849960 gene encoding neutral alpha-glucosidase AB isoform X1 → MSYKYFFFQRNLSRRVRWRPNLISSNSSNEYDIDTYLQWKFTILRHYCYIICCEATFPAVFHLKLLLAPFLILLWSLLLVDAVNRDNFKRCDQSSFCRRCRKVEPGKTPYQLLPDTLIQNESMVTIDLFNKDTGVSYVVQFTSLNENTFRLHINEKNPLHPRYENEYALQDQPQKTKLDSVEKTAESITVVKGENKAILYVNPFKINLYSQGVLTISANARGLMRFEHLRTKLERPEQGENVEGAEINNTTYPGDGVESDPGAWEENFKEHRDTKPYGPEAVAMDFSFPGSEHAYGVPEHADSLALQSTKSTDPYRLYNLDVFEYETNERMSLYGAIPVLYAHGKERSSGVFWHNTAETWIDILSSADNNVVESIVNFVSGSTKKSQVDAHFMSESGVIDVFFMLGPKPLDVFKQYTVLTGTAPLPQMFSLGYHQSRWNYNDQDDVATIAENFDTHDLPLEAMWLDIEYTDNKKYFTWDSRKFPNPLEMVHNLTTKGRKLVVIIDPHIKRDNNYFLHNDATSLGYYIKNREGKDYEGWCWPGSSSYLDFFDPKVIEYYVGLYSLDKFHGTTNDVYIWNDMNEPSVFNGPEITAPKDLVHHGGWEHRDVHNINGHMYIRATYEALFRRSGGSLRPFILTRSFFAGSQRYATMWTGDNMADWSHLRVSYPMCLSVAISGMSFCGADVGGFFRNPDSELFVRWYQAGAWLPFFRQHSHIETKRREPWTFNEETTQIVREVLRLRYSYLPLWYTLFREHEVNGLPVIRPLWAHYPSESETFTIDDQLLLGDFLLICPVFQSGATEVAVYFPGENKVTWYDIDTMQPYQKIGYHKIPVTIHKIPVFQRSGSIVPRKMRIRRSTVAMKNDPYTLIIIADSNGKASGNLYIDDETSFEYRHGKYLYLRITLDSNKITSTLIDKLASYETQSWLERIDIANPPQGIKSAQLESHSMGRVTLESTYNPHNNVLTIRKPAVNMGEEWTIELLH
- the LOC126849960 gene encoding neutral alpha-glucosidase AB isoform X3, giving the protein MLAPFLILLWSLLLVDAVNRDNFKRCDQSSFCRRCRKVEPGKTPYQLLPDTLIQNESMVTIDLFNKDTGVSYVVQFTSLNENTFRLHINEKNPLHPRYENEYALQDQPQKTKLDSVEKTAESITVVKGENKAILYVNPFKINLYSQGVLTISANARGLMRFEHLRTKLERPEQGENVEGAEINNTTYPGDGVESDPGAWEENFKEHRDTKPYGPEAVAMDFSFPGSEHAYGVPEHADSLALQSTKSTDPYRLYNLDVFEYETNERMSLYGAIPVLYAHGKERSSGVFWHNTAETWIDILSSADNNVVESIVNFVSGSTKKSQVDAHFMSESGVIDVFFMLGPKPLDVFKQYTVLTGTAPLPQMFSLGYHQSRWNYNDQDDVATIAENFDTHDLPLEAMWLDIEYTDNKKYFTWDSRKFPNPLEMVHNLTTKGRKLVVIIDPHIKRDNNYFLHNDATSLGYYIKNREGKDYEGWCWPGSSSYLDFFDPKVIEYYVGLYSLDKFHGTTNDVYIWNDMNEPSVFNGPEITAPKDLVHHGGWEHRDVHNINGHMYIRATYEALFRRSGGSLRPFILTRSFFAGSQRYATMWTGDNMADWSHLRVSYPMCLSVAISGMSFCGADVGGFFRNPDSELFVRWYQAGAWLPFFRQHSHIETKRREPWTFNEETTQIVREVLRLRYSYLPLWYTLFREHEVNGLPVIRPLWAHYPSESETFTIDDQLLLGDFLLICPVFQSGATEVAVYFPGENKVTWYDIDTMQPYQKIGYHKIPVTIHKIPVFQRSGSIVPRKMRIRRSTVAMKNDPYTLIIIADSNGKASGNLYIDDETSFEYRHGKYLYLRITLDSNKITSTLIDKLASYETQSWLERIDIANPPQGIKSAQLESHSMGRVTLESTYNPHNNVLTIRKPAVNMGEEWTIELLH